A portion of the Podospora pseudoanserina strain CBS 124.78 chromosome 2, whole genome shotgun sequence genome contains these proteins:
- a CDS encoding hypothetical protein (EggNog:ENOG503NY1E; COG:U; BUSCO:EOG09263OZR), translated as MASEPHRNHRATTAPPGIGPFDLRPLLHGVPLSENGDEEDIQINCVEYLDGNLYVGTTASELLHFFGIPPDPADPNQNPTFILASRLKPASSDTNGASNGSRPGVQQILLLPRVAKACVLCNSTVSFYSLPELSPVFGTTVRNCNWIGGVDLNEDLTGPGHDRSGSVTILLHLNRKIRVVRIGDDAPRVYRTIDYAGSTLSVRRDSFACVADSRSYALVDIDRQLKIPLMSISSLDDSQPGGPFGQAQNIAGPPDGGLFRSASTASPRPPTDAHGHSRSTSLGDFISRGIQRRQGETEDPVFQDTDAPTPTRSPAPGEDGPNRAQLNRSPQPQAVSAAQAAGANPPSRAMSPARPETVLLKPLIVSPTTEEFLLVTGTGPLDPGIGMFVNLDGDPTRPTLEFDRYPREIVVDGGLIDPSSSRPSLGEAEEGYVLASMAKELEDGLHNGLEIQRFDVNVGEDEPEKWWLEVDNTVSNEAPGNTSIGIRSLLQSEEMHFEQIVQRLCQRRFSPFRGQSTTPTVSLKSNDSRTALSLQRLTQEQELFNRDESDEEVLPPEWETNRNKEGEDFVRRLAKTSSRLAVWAGANIWWAVRNPLLVQLEAALDAAASREQQSQPTTLETRLRIFSLLETIKGREPKMELEFMTLGYIKQRASVMLLVAFLTSTETPFTEGQTAAMEEHLLDGDLDARVVLSLIPALRNEIIVSRRGIWIYGGIKTVVEEYISREQGGLENQGVSSLALNVLQFLRRFLTATRKKKGFGSVSDEVFRTVDASLLVVLLELDRETPLGQLGRSGSVRKELYDLVDHGVDCFDRAVDLLETYQRLFVLSRLYQHKKMAGEVLATWRRIMEGEEDKGGELGDGEQRIRSYLSNISNQALVQEYAIWLAARNPKLGVQVFADEKGRFPRFEHGQVVALLREEAPDAVTYYLEHLVFGKGNTAYVNELITYYLDIVITDLQSSEETREMVAASYEAYRALHPPKPTYIRFLSDNTPPNSEVWQSRLRLLQLLSGGHDYNATAIRARINDSLSTIPQPNGHEDSNNNGVNTLHHQLLVPESIILAGRARQHRDALRLLVHRLGDYDTAVSYCIRGGAALSPGSRNKRRDSNSSLPPTYEEQVQLFKSLLGEFLALEDPEERVERTGNLLERFGGWFDILEVLEVIPDGWPVETIAEFLVSGLRRLVAERCEGLVARALSGAENLRVGFEFVERVREKGAVVEYPEGGRGGGNGGEEEGEEMIHGRDVLGGESWGEYVQAGGR; from the exons ATGGCATCTGAACCGCACAGGAACCACAGGGCAACCACAGCGCCGCCTGGTATAGGACCCTTCGATTTGCGCCCGCTGCTCCATGGCGTCCCCCTGTCGGAaaatggcgacgaggaggatatccAGATCAACTGCGTGGAATACTTGG ACGGAAACCTCTATGTTGGCACTACTGCTTCTGAATTGCTTCACTTCTTTGGCATCCCACCAGACCCCGCCGACCCGAACCAAAATCCCACGTTTATCCTCGCCTCGCGACTGAAACCAGCATCCTCAGATACCAACGGCGCATCGAATGGCTCAAGGCCTGGTGTCCAGCAGATTCTCCTGCTGCCCCGCGTCGCCAAGGCATGTGTGTTGTGCAACTCAACCGTATCATTCTATTCACTTCCAGAACTAAGCCCAGTATTTGGAACCACGGTCAGGAATTGCAATTGGATCGGTGGAGTTGATCTGAACGAGGACTTGACTGGGCCGGGGCACGACAGATCAGGATCTGTCACGATACTACTGCACTTGAACCGCAAGATCAGAGTAGTGAGGATTGGAGATGATGCTCCACGTGTATACCGAACAATCGACTATGCCGGGAGCACACTATCTGTGCGTAGGGACTCGTTTGCATGTGTGGCGGACTCGAGAAGCTATGCATTGGTGGATATCGATCGGCAGCTGAAGATCCCGCTCATGAGCATATCATCACTTGACGACTCACAGCCAGGAGGTCCCTTCGGGCAGGCCCAAAACATTGCTGGGCCGCCAGATGGAGGTCTTTTCAGGAGTGCTTCTACAGCCTCGCCTCGGCCACCTACTGATGCACATGGGCATTCTAGGAGCACAAGCTTGGGCGATTTCATCTCGAGGGGTATACAACGACGGCAGGGGGAAACTGAAGATCCTGTCTTCCAAGATACGGATGCGCCAACACCGACGCGCAGCCCGGCGCCAGGAGAGGATGGCCCAAATCGGGCCCAGCTGAACCGATCACCGCAGCCCCAGGCGGTATCAGCAGCACAAGCTGCCGGTGCAAATCCACCTTCCCGAGCAATGTCACCAGCAAGGCCTGAGACTGTATTGTTGAAACCTCTCATAGTATCACCAACCACAGAAGAGTTTCTTCTCGTGACGGGCACCGGCCCTCTTGACCCGGGTATTGGCATGTTTGTGAATCTCGACGGTGATCCAACAAGGCCGACGTTGGAATTCGACAGGTATCCACGTGAAattgtggttgatggtggactTATTGACCCGTCGTCATCACGCCCATCTCTTggtgaggcagaggaaggCTATGTTCTTGCGTCCATGGCTAAAGAGCTCGAGGATGGGTTGCATAATGGGCTGGAAATTCAACGCTTTGATGTGAAtgttggcgaggacgagCCAGAAAAAtggtggttggaggtggaCAACACAGTTTCGAACGAGGCGCCAGGAAATACATCAATAGGCATCCGCTCTCTGCTGCAGAGCGAGGAGATGCACTTTGAGCAGATTGTACAACGGCTGTGCCAGAGACGATTCTCGCCATTCAGGGGACAATCTACCACACCAACGGTATCGCTAAAAAGTAACGACTCCCGCACCGCGCTTTCCCTTCAACGGCTAACACAGGAACAAGAACTCTTCAACCGTGACGagtcggatgaggaggtgctCCCACCGGAATGGGAGACTAATCGCAATAAAGAAGGCGAGGACTTTGTCCGGAGGCTGGCGAAGACCTCATCCAGACTAGCCGTATGGGCTGGGGCGAATATATGGTGGGCGGTTCGAAATCCTCTGCTTGTGCAATTAGAGGCTGCCTTGGACGCAGCAGCATCACGGGAGCAGCAGTCTCAGCCAACCACGCTTGAAACCAGATTACGGATATTCTCACTTCTAGAGACTATAAAGGGGCGGGAACCGAAGATGGAGCTTGAATTTATGACGCTGGGGTATATTAAGCAACGGGCTAGCGTCAtgcttcttgttgcttttcTGACGTCGACAGAGACACCTTTCACCGAAGGTCAGACGGCAGCAATGGAAGAgcatcttcttgatggcgacTTGGACGCTAGAGTTGTCTTGTCGCTTATACCCGCTCTCCGGAACGAGATCATTGTCAGCAGACGAGGAATCTGGATATATGGGGGCATCAAAACTGTCGTGGAGGAGTATATATCCCGTGAACAGGGTGGATTAGAGAATCAGGGCGTCAGTTCATTGGCGCTCAATGTCCTCCAGTTTCTTCGCCGGTTCCTCACGGCAAccaggaaaaagaaggggtttgggagcGTATCTGATGAGGTATTCAGAACTGTTGATGCATCTCTTCTTGTGGTACTTCTAGAGCTGGACAGGGAAACGCCCTTGGGTCAGCTCGGAAGAAGCGGCTCTGTCCGCAAGGAACTTTATGATCTTGTTGATCATGGTGTGGATTGTTTCGACCGCGCGGTGGACTTACTAGAGACCTACCAGAGACTTTTTGTGCTCAGCCGTCTCTACCAACACAAGAAAATGGCAGGCGAAGTTCTCGCAACATGGAGACGCATcatggaaggggaagaggacaaGGGCGGCGAGCTTGGGGATGGCGAGCAACGGATCCGGAGctacctctccaacatcagcaaccaGGCTCTTGTCCAGGAATATGCCATCTGGCTGGCCGCCCGCAACCCCAAGCTCGGTGTTCAAGTATTCGCAGACGAAAAGGGGAGGTTTCCCAGATTCGAGCATGGCCAAGTCGTCGCTCTCTTGCGAGAAGAGGCCCCTGACGCAGTGACATACTACCTTGAGCACCTCGTCTTCGGCAAAGGCAATACCGCCTACGTCAACGAGCTCATCACGTACTAcctcgacatcgtcatcaccgACTTGCAGTCCTCCGAAGAAACCCGGGAGATGGTCGCCGCCTCTTATGAAGCCTACCGtgccctccacccccctaaACCAACTTACATCCGCTTCCTATCAGACAACACCCCACCCAATAGCGAGGTCTGGCAGAGCCGGTTACGGCTGCTCCAGTTACTATCCGGTGGACACGACTACAACGCGACAGCCATCCGCGCCAGGATAAACGACTCGCTATCTACCATCCCGCAACCCAACGGTCACGAagactccaacaacaacggggTCAACACACTCCACCATCAGCTCCTCGTACCAGAATCGatcatcctcgccggccGCGCAAGGCAACATCGCGATGCCTTGCGGTTGCTAGTCCACCGCCTGGGAGACTACGACACTGCAGTCTCGTACTGTATCCGTGGCGGCGCGGCGCTGTCACCTGGTAGTCGGAACAAACGCCGCGATAGCAATAGCTCCCTCCCGCCTACGTATGAGGAGCAGGTACAACTTTTCAAGTCATTGCTCGGCGAGTTTTTGGCGTTGGAGGACCcagaggagagggtggagcgCACGGGGAATTTGCTGGAGAGATTCGGGGGCTGGTTTGATattttggaggtgttggaggtgatACCGGATGGTTGGCCTGTGGAGACGATAGCAGAGTTTTTGGTGAGTGGGCtcaggaggttggtggcggagaggtgtgaggggttggttgcgAGGGCACTGAGCGGGGCGGAGAActtgagggttgggtttgagtttgtggagagggtgcgggagaagggggctgtAGTTGAGTATCctgagggaggaaggggaggggggaatggaggggaggaggagggggaggagatgattcATGGGAGGGATGtgctgggaggggagagttGGGGGGAGTATGTACAGGCTGGGGGGAGGTAG
- a CDS encoding hypothetical protein (BUSCO:EOG09261OXD; COG:K; EggNog:ENOG503NUC2), with translation MAEDTPSEAPAAPATTTTTTSTNESVNKFQNAISQWRSLDFTGLVSTLDNTASEIVAYQRDSTVQRKDLASKTKEFRKLDDASKLSEVKGLLKAYQTFIDLLTNHSKSVNSAFLHAYTSLSEAPDPYPLLEASVDSMLVSEDTLPKLSQENEHLQKTVSSLTTQLEETETRLQTERDLRKGLEENLETKVKEVEVSWTAVLEEKQDNWAAKEKALEDKVENQDRLLNEIKASYEVNQRLGKGDGEEGQGGHVTSAELEMVHSDLERTSARLAEVEARNEQMRLELAQAKSQVPTQAAISLEDDPGYMRMRSENSSLIRKLEATRVDKEGLKRGLDTRLRALEREVGLLKEERDSLKAKVQKWSDYDEVKQELEVLKSIEFATGDDDEVRDMSTDQSGGQGKDTLEQLLLARNKKLSDELTILRVSHQDLQSRLQTLQEELSRTNAELEKSQNLNEKLENELSTIQAEAPNAFPSGASVAGTYVSRYAPSMAPGRRPGGGNGRTSPTSSIISGFNPGGGGFEDRPTGGSSGGGILPMITAQRDRFKKRNAQLEQELNETHKTVSQLRQEIAALQRDNLNLYEKTRYVSTYNRAGPAVGALTSSSSAYSNPNPSSVSIGGGGGGAQSPGIALDRYRKAYESNISPFAAFRGRESARAYRGLSFPERVVYSVTRMVLATRASRNLFAVYCVVLHMMVFYSLFWMGTGGVDRRVVAAAAVEVARNLGGAAEDVGDGGGGVSGGGTGSLSEQGFQT, from the exons ATGGCAGAAGACACCCCATCAGAAGCTCCCGCCGCGCCGGCGAccacaacgacgacaacgtcAACCAATGAATCAGTCAACAAGTTCCAAAACGCCATCTCGCAATGGAGAA GTCTCGATTTCACGGGCCTTGTCTCGACCCTCGACAACACAGCCTCCGAAATCGTTGCCTACCAGCGGGACTCGACAGTACAGAGAAAAGACCTTGCGTCAAAGACCAAAGAATTCCGAAAGCTGGATGATGCGAGCAAGCTTTCTGAAGTCAAGGGTTTGCTAAAGG CCTACCAGACGTTCATTGATCTTCTAACCAACCATTCGAAATCTGTCAACTCGGCCTTTTTGCACGCCTATACCTCCCTATCTGAAGCTCCCGATCCGTACCCATTGCTCGAGGCCTCGGTCGACTCTATGCTGGTGTCTGAAGACACCTTACCAAAGCTTAGTCAGGAGAACGAACACCTTCAGAAAACAGTGTCAAGCTTGACTACCCAGCTCGAAGAGACCGAAACGAGACTGCAAACAGAGCGCGACttgaggaaggggttggaagAGAACTTGGagaccaaggtcaaggaggttgaggtatCCTGGACTgcggtgctggaggagaagcaggacAACTGggctgccaaggagaaggcgttggaggacAAGGTCGAGAACCAGGATCGTCTTTTGAACGAGATCAAGGCCAGCTATGAAGTCAACCAGCGGTTGGGCAAGggcgatggagaggagggtcaAGGGGGCCATGTCACGAGCGcagagctggagatggtgcACTCGGATTTGGAGCGCACCAGCGCACGGCTTGCCGAGGTTGAGGCTCGCAACGAGCAGATGAGGCTGGAGCTGGCTCAAGCCAAGTCACAGGTTCCTACACAAGCTGCAATTTCATTGGAAGACGACCCCGGGTATATGAGGATGAGATCAGAGAATTCATCACTTATTCGAAAGCTGGAGGCGACGCGCGTGGATAAGGAAGGGCTCAAGCGAGGTCTCGATACTAGACTGCGCGCTTTGGAGCGTGAAGTTGGCTTACTCAAAGAAGAGCGGGACAGTTTGAAGGCCAAGGTGCAAAAATGGAGTGATTATGACGAAGTAAAACAAGAGCTGGAAGTGCTGAAGAGCATCGAGTTTGCCActggcgatgatgacgaagtACGAGACATGTCCACAGACCAGAGCGGCGGACAAGGCAAAGACACCCTTGAGCAGCTCCTTCTTGCGCGCAATAAGAAGCTGAGCGACGAACTCACCATTCTCCGAGTGTCACACCAAGACCTTCAATCCAGgctccaaaccctccaagaGGAACTCTCCCGGACCAAtgctgagctggagaagtCCCAGAACCTCAACGAAAAGCTCGAAAACGAGCTCTCGACCATCCAAGCCGAGGCACCCAACGCGTTTCCTTCAGGCGCCTCCGTAGCAGGGACCTACGTCAGCCGTTACGCACCTTCAATGGCGCCAGGCCGAAGACCAGGCGGAGGCAATGGGcgcacctcccccacctcctccatcatcagcgGGTTCAACCCCGGCGGAGGCGGCTTTGAAGACAGACCCACgggcggcagcagcggcggtggCATCCTACCCATGATCACGGCCCAGCGTGACCGCTTCAAGAAGCGCAACGCCCAGCTCGAGCAAGAACTAAACGAAACCCACAAAACGGTCTCGCAGCTCCGTCAGGAAATCGCCGCTCTGCAACGCGACAATTTGAATCTCTATGAGAAAACCCGCTACGTATCTACTTACAACCGTGCCGGGCCAGCGGTGGGGGCTTTgacgtcgtcgtcatcggccTATTCCAACCCGAACCCAAGTTCGGTGTCTatcggtggaggaggagggggcgcaCAAAGCCCGGGGATAGCGTTGGACCGGTACCGCAAGGCGTACGAGTCTAATATCTCTCCGTTTGCGGCGttcagggggagggagtcggCGAGGGCGTATAGGGGGTTGAGTTTCCCCGAGAGGGTGGTGTATTCGGTCACGAGGATGGTGCTGGCCACGAGGGCGAGCAGGAATTTGTTTGCGGTTTATTGTGTTGTTTTGCATATGATGGTGTTTTATAGCTTGTTTTGGATGGGGACGGGGGGTGTGGATAGGCGGGTtgttgcggcggcggcggtggaggttgcgAGGAATTTGGGGGGTGCGGCggaggatgttggggatggaggaggaggggtgagtggaggggggacggggagtTTGTCGGAACAGGGGTTTCAGacctga